A single genomic interval of Rhea pennata isolate bPtePen1 chromosome 5, bPtePen1.pri, whole genome shotgun sequence harbors:
- the LOC134141438 gene encoding ATPase family AAA domain-containing protein 2-like, with translation MFRWKAPFSFSSVHIRCLPLNSGKDEFKGKHVDGRKTGTTPPEADPVHTESSVRFDGVGGLSHHISALKEMVLFPLLYPEFFERFQIRPPRGCLFYGPPGTGKTLVARALANECRQGDKQIAFFMRKGADCLSQWVGESERQLRSLFQQAYEMRPSIIFFDEIDGLAPARSSRQDQIHSSLVTTLLALMDGLDSRGEIVVIGATNRPDSLDPALRRPGRFDRELLFTRPNKEARKEIFQIHTRDWSPKPPDALLDELAEKCVGYCGADIQSLCAEAALCALHRRYPQIYTSSQKLQIDVAAIEITATDFLVAMRKTAPASQRAVASPGQPLSPISKPLLQNTLERLLKGVQRVFPHAALALKKDRQPDGTNHFLENACMDSDEESPSGLEDEPFHPRPGQQEHTFLSCSSNACCQPACHRPRFLIAGEPGYGQSSHLAPALIHALERFPVHVLDLPALFACSTSPEERCTQLIREAQRTAPSIIYIPHIHAWWEAAGVTLRATLTTLLERIPAYAPVLLLATSDVCHADLPEEVQALFSEIYGEVFNVQSPSEEEGRKFFEDLLVQQAAKPAVPPKKAACQALEVRLVPLPPEPRLLTEGEERQLEEQGDETRPAVPGDSSTPLSAAACRQKRRRSTSPSESLAEKRRKCSPRAETEASICLWHLLNVAGKATRDCNIRHLEKLHLVLSQCVYRHRQDDDKTRLIEEMKEEIENFSRAQ, from the exons ATGTTCAGGTGGAAAgcccctttctctttctcctccgtTCACATCAGGTGTCTTCCCCTAAACTCTGGGAAAGATGAATTCAAGGGAAAGCACGTGGATGGAAGGAAGACTGGAACCACCCCGCCGGAAGCTGATCCAGTGCACACTGAGAGTTCG GTACGCTTTGATGGTGTGGGTGGTCTCTCTCACCACATTTCAGCCTTGAAGGAGATGGTCCTGTTTCCACTGCTTTACCCAGAATTCTTTGAGAGATTCCAAATCCGGCCCCCCAG AGGCTGTCTGTTCTATGGCCCACCAGGCACTGGAAAGACACTGGTGGCTCGAGCGCTCGCAAACGAATGTAGGCAGGGAGACAAGCAAATAGCGTTCTTCATGAGAAAAGGTGCCGACTGCCTCAGTCAATGGGTAGGAGAATCCGAGCGACAGCTGCGCTCATTATTTCAGCAG GCCTATGAGATGCGGCCTTCGATTATTTTCTTCGATGAGATCGATGGTCTCGCCCCTGCGCGCTCCAGTCGCCAAGACCAGATTCACAG TTCTCTTGTCACAACGCTCCTGGCACTTATGGATGGCTTAGACAGCAGAGGAGAGATCGTGGTCATTGGAGCCACCAACAGGCCAGACTCCCTGGATCCTGCTTTACGAAGGCCTGGACGCTTTGACAGGGAGCTCCTTTTCACCCGGCCAAACAAAGAG GCTCGCAAAGAGATTTTCCAGATCCACACGAGAGACTGGAGCCCTAAGCCACCGGACGCGCTGCTTGATGAGCTTGCTGAGAAATGCGTCG GATACTGTGGGGCTGACATTCAGTCCCTCTGCGCTGAAGCTGCCCTCTGCGCTTTGCATCGACGCTATCCCCAGATCTACACAAGCAGTCAGAAGCTGCAGATCGATGTTGCTGCCATTGAAATCACAGCAACAGACTTTCTCGTGGCTATGCGGAAGACTGCACCAGCTTCACAGAGGGCTGTGGCTTCCCCTGGACAACCACTGTCACCCATTTCCAAGCCACTGCTTCAGAACACGCTGGAGAGGCTCCTAAAAGGCGTGCAGAGGGTGTTTCCCCACGCAGCGCTTGCACTCAAGAAGGACCGACAGCCAG ATGGTACCAATCATTTCTTAGAAAATGCCTGCATGGACAGTGATGAGGAGTCACCTTCTGGTCTTGAAGATGAGCCGTTTCATCCACGGCCTGGCCAGCAAGAGCATACCTTCCTTAGCTGTAGCAG CAATGCTTGTTGCCAGCCAGCATGTCACAGGCCCAGGTTCTTAATTGCTGGAGAGCCCGGATACGGGCAAAGTTCTCACCTGGCGCCTGCACTAATACACGCGCTGGAGAGGTTTCCGGTTCATGTGCTGGACCTGCCCGCTCTCTTTGCTTGCAGCACCTCACCCGAAGAAAGATGCACACAG TTGATCCGGGAAGCCCAGCGGACAGCACCGAGCATCATTTATATTCCACATATCCATGCCtggtgggaggctgctggagtcACCTTGAGAGCTACGCTCACAACATTACTAGAGCGCATTCCAGCATATGCTCCAGTGCTGTTGCTCGCTACATCGGATGTCTGCCATGCAGATCTCCCGGAAGAG GTACAAGCATTGTTTTCTGAGATTTATGGAGAAGTTTTCAATGTCCAGTCACCTAGcgaggaggaaggcagaaagtTTTTTGAGGACTTGCTTGTCCAGCAAGCTGCTAAGCCTGCGGTGCCACCAAAGAAAGCAG CTTGTCAGGCACTGGAAGTCCGGCTTGTGCCATTACCACCTGAGCCTCGACTGCTGACAGAGGGGGAAGAGAGGCAGCTTGAGGAGCAAGGGGATGAGACACGGCCAGCGGTGCCTGGAGATTCCAGTACACCCCTCTCTGCTG ctgcctgcagacaAAAGCGAAGGAGGAGCACATCACCCTCAGAGAGCCTAGCAGAGAAGAGGCGGAAATGTTCACCGCGTGCTGAGACGGAGGCCAGCATCTGTCTCTGG CACCTGCTGAATGTCGCTGGCAAGGCAACAAGGGACTGCAACATCCGCCACCTTGAAAAACTACACCTGGTGCTCAGCCAGTGCGTTTAC